A stretch of Bacillus pseudomycoides DNA encodes these proteins:
- the queA gene encoding tRNA preQ1(34) S-adenosylmethionine ribosyltransferase-isomerase QueA: MDINLFDFHLPEELIAQTPLEERETSRLMVLDRETGDIEHKHFTDILSYLHEGDCLILNETKVMPARLHGVKEDTGAHIEVLLLKQEDGDKWETLVKPAKRVKEGTVISFGEGKLKATCIGTADQGGRQLEFSYDGIFYEILDELGEMPLPPYIKETLEDRDRYQTVYAKEIGSAAAPTAGLHFTEELLEKLKKKGVHLAFITLHVGLGTFRPVSADTIEEHHMHAEYYHMSEETADLLNRVKESGGRIITVGTTSTRTLETIATDHDGKLCAASGWTDIFMYPGYEFKAIDGLITNFHLPKSTLIMLVSAFANRENVLHAYNEAVKEKYRFFSFGDAMFVASHAKVRDK; this comes from the coding sequence ATGGATATTAATCTGTTTGATTTTCATTTACCGGAAGAACTTATTGCACAAACGCCTCTTGAAGAACGTGAAACATCAAGATTAATGGTGTTAGACCGTGAAACAGGTGATATCGAGCATAAGCATTTTACGGACATTCTTTCTTATTTACATGAGGGTGATTGTTTAATTTTAAATGAAACGAAAGTTATGCCTGCTCGTTTACATGGTGTGAAAGAAGATACAGGTGCACATATTGAAGTGCTCCTTTTAAAACAAGAAGATGGAGATAAGTGGGAAACACTTGTAAAGCCAGCTAAACGTGTAAAAGAAGGAACTGTCATTTCTTTTGGTGAAGGAAAGTTAAAAGCAACTTGCATTGGAACAGCTGATCAAGGTGGTCGTCAGCTTGAGTTTTCGTATGACGGTATCTTTTATGAAATTTTGGATGAACTTGGAGAAATGCCGCTTCCTCCATATATTAAAGAAACGCTGGAAGATCGTGACCGTTATCAAACGGTATATGCGAAGGAAATTGGTTCTGCAGCAGCGCCGACAGCTGGACTTCATTTTACAGAAGAGTTATTAGAGAAATTAAAGAAAAAAGGTGTTCATTTAGCATTTATTACGCTTCATGTTGGTCTTGGTACATTTAGACCAGTTTCAGCGGATACAATTGAAGAACACCATATGCATGCGGAGTATTACCACATGTCAGAAGAAACGGCAGATTTGTTAAACCGTGTGAAAGAGAGTGGCGGTCGTATTATTACTGTTGGTACAACGTCAACACGTACGCTAGAAACAATTGCTACAGATCATGATGGTAAGCTTTGTGCAGCATCTGGATGGACGGATATTTTTATGTATCCAGGATATGAATTTAAAGCAATTGATGGTTTAATTACAAACTTCCATTTGCCAAAATCAACATTAATTATGCTTGTGAGTGCATTTGCAAATAGAGAAAATGTACTTCATGCGTATAATGAAGCAGTAAAAGAGAAATATCGTTTCTTTAGCTTTGGTGATGCGATGTTCGTTGCATCTCATGCTAAAGTGAGAGATAAATAA
- the ruvB gene encoding Holliday junction branch migration DNA helicase RuvB gives MDERLLSGESAYEDADLEYSLRPQTLRQYIGQDKAKHNLEVFIEAAKMREETLDHVLLYGPPGLGKTTLANIIANEMGVNIRTTSGPAIERPGDLAAVLTALQPGDVLFIDEIHRLHRSIEEVLYPAMEDFCLDIVIGKGPSARSVRLDLPPFTLVGATTRAGALSAPLRDRFGVLSRLEYYTVDQLSAIVERTAEVFEVEIDSLAALEIARRARGTPRIANRLLRRVRDFAQVRSDGTIAMEITQMALELLQVDKLGLDHIDHKLLLGIIEKFRGGPVGLETVSATIGEESTTIEDVYEPYLLQIGFLQRTPRGRIVTPLAYEHFRMEMPGV, from the coding sequence ATGGACGAACGTCTCCTCTCAGGAGAATCGGCATATGAAGATGCGGACTTAGAATATTCGTTACGGCCACAGACGCTCCGTCAGTATATTGGCCAAGATAAGGCAAAGCATAATTTAGAAGTATTTATTGAGGCGGCGAAAATGCGTGAGGAAACGTTAGATCACGTATTACTATACGGACCGCCAGGACTTGGTAAAACAACGCTGGCGAATATTATCGCTAATGAAATGGGTGTTAATATTCGAACAACATCAGGCCCAGCAATTGAGCGTCCGGGAGATTTAGCGGCAGTGCTAACGGCGCTTCAACCTGGCGATGTATTATTTATTGATGAAATTCATCGTTTGCACCGATCAATTGAAGAGGTATTATACCCAGCAATGGAAGATTTCTGTCTTGATATTGTCATCGGTAAAGGTCCGAGCGCACGATCTGTACGCCTTGATTTACCTCCGTTTACGCTAGTTGGTGCAACCACGCGCGCTGGTGCATTATCAGCGCCGCTTCGTGACCGCTTTGGCGTGTTATCACGATTAGAGTATTATACAGTAGACCAACTATCAGCAATTGTGGAGCGTACAGCAGAGGTGTTTGAAGTTGAAATAGATTCATTAGCTGCTTTAGAGATTGCAAGGCGTGCACGTGGTACACCGCGTATTGCAAACCGTTTACTAAGACGTGTACGTGACTTCGCGCAAGTTCGAAGTGACGGAACAATTGCGATGGAAATTACCCAAATGGCATTAGAGCTCTTACAAGTCGATAAACTAGGCCTTGATCATATCGATCATAAGTTACTGCTTGGAATTATTGAAAAGTTCCGCGGTGGTCCAGTTGGATTAGAAACGGTCTCAGCGACAATTGGGGAAGAGTCTACGACGATTGAAGATGTGTATGAACCATATTTACTGCAAATTGGGTTTTTACAACGAACGCCAAGAGGACGAATTGTAACACCACTTGCTTATGAACATTTCAGAATGGAGATGCCTGGGGTATGA
- a CDS encoding DUF2905 domain-containing protein, protein MTDMPKLLITAGILLIVVGIAWKFIGRLPGDIFVKKGNVTFYFPIITCIVLSIVLSFIMFIINRFK, encoded by the coding sequence ATGACGGATATGCCAAAGCTGCTTATTACAGCTGGTATTCTTCTCATTGTCGTGGGAATAGCTTGGAAGTTTATCGGAAGGCTTCCAGGCGATATTTTTGTGAAAAAAGGAAACGTTACCTTTTATTTTCCGATCATTACATGTATTGTGTTAAGTATTGTATTATCTTTTATTATGTTTATAATAAATCGATTTAAATAG